CTCATGTCCTCCCCATGACCCCGGTCGTCTCGTGCCTCCGTCTGGTCGGGAGTCAGCGGGCGAAGACGTGCCTCCCTATCCAACGCACCACCGGACGACTCCACACCCACGGGTTTACGGGTTTGGCCGGATTCCAGAAGTACAGGCTACCATAAGTGGGGTCCCACCCGCTGAGAGCGGCCTGGGCAGCCTGGATGTCCTCGTTGCTGATGGGAAGGTACCAGATGCGTCCGTTTTCCACCGACTCGAAGGCACCGGGCTGGAACGCCACGCCCGAGAGACTCCCCGGAAACCTGGGATTCTTCATGCGGTTGAGAATGACGGCCGCCACGGCCACCTTTCCCTCGAAGGGTTCGGCCTCAGCCTCACCAGCGATCAGCCGGGCAAGGAGGTACACGTCGTCCGAGCGGGAATAGCCGCGGGACACCGTGTAGCGCGCGGGCACGGCCAGGCCCAGGGCTGCCCAGGTAGCCGGCCCCACGATGCCGTCCGGGGTCAGCCCGTTGGTTTGCTGGAAGCGGATCACGGCCGCGTAGGTCTCGTAGCCGTAGTACCCGTCCACCGGGCCGAAGTAGTATCCCCATTCGCTCAGGCGCGACTGTAGGTTTACCACCCAGGGTCCGGTATCGCCCCAGCCGATGGTGGGCTGAGCTGATACGTGTCCTCCTACGGCAAACGCCGACACTCCGACCGCGAGGCAGAACCCTAACACAGCCACCAGGGTGCGCTGGCGCTCCCGCAAGGTCCTCGTCAGTCCCTCCATAGCCGGCACCCTCCCCGCCGCGATCTAGCCCAAGGTCGCGCGGCACGCAATTCCCCGTCGCGATGTTAGCGTGCGCCACCGCTTGATTTTCATTCCCGCAACTGCCATGGCCAGGTGCACGATCGTTTGGCTATGGAAGGGGCCTCCCCGTGGCGGAGGGGAGGGCGGCTGCAGTGATCGGCCCGTGTAGCCGTCCTGCTGCTCGACCGCCACCGCCAGTTGCCGCCTTGCCCTCGGGGAAATGGGGGCGGCCGATGACGGCGTCAGCAGCTTCGTTGACAGGCGGTAATGCCGTGCTATAATGTCCATTGGAACGCAGGTGTCGGAGTGGCGGAACTGGCAGACGCGTACGTTTGAGGGGCGTATGGGATATCCCGTGGGGGTTCAAGTCCCCCCTCCGACACCACCGGCAT
This region of Bacillota bacterium genomic DNA includes:
- the sleB gene encoding spore cortex-lytic enzyme, giving the protein MEGLTRTLRERQRTLVAVLGFCLAVGVSAFAVGGHVSAQPTIGWGDTGPWVVNLQSRLSEWGYYFGPVDGYYGYETYAAVIRFQQTNGLTPDGIVGPATWAALGLAVPARYTVSRGYSRSDDVYLLARLIAGEAEAEPFEGKVAVAAVILNRMKNPRFPGSLSGVAFQPGAFESVENGRIWYLPISNEDIQAAQAALSGWDPTYGSLYFWNPAKPVNPWVWSRPVVRWIGRHVFAR